Proteins co-encoded in one Papaver somniferum cultivar HN1 chromosome 5, ASM357369v1, whole genome shotgun sequence genomic window:
- the LOC113283187 gene encoding nucleotide pyrophosphatase/phosphodiesterase-like, producing the protein MEMKLKLVIVSALICCMLSIVVESNNVHGDFYTNHQEMMGVQPLSKIFMHELELGIHPEASITANPNLLGLKKQSSEWITVTVKHPNPTANDWVAVFSPATFNASTYEPTIGNPKYLTPLLISAPIKYKFANESNSDYVKTGLGSLKFRLINQRYDFAFGLFSGGLAKPKLIATSNKISFANPKAPLYPRLALGKSWDEMTVTWTSDYDINEAIPFVKWGLAGETQTRSPAGTLTFTQTSMCGPPARTVGWREPGFFHTSFLKNLWPNQKYTYKLGHKLTDGTYVWSKRYSFTAQPYPGQNSLQRVIIFGDTGKAERDGSNEYQNYQPGSLNTTDTLIKDLGNYDVVFHIGDLPYANGFLSQWDQFTEMVEPIASAVPYMVASGNHERDWPNSGSFYNTPDSGGECGVPAETMFYVPAENRANYWYSVDYGMFRFCIGDSEHDWREGTEQYQFIEKCFATTDRQKQPWLIFATHRVLGYSSNEWYAQQGSFEEPMGRSSLQKLWQKYRVDIAYYGHVHSYERTCLMYENICMSSATSHFSGLWNGTIHVVVGGGGSHLSKFTSLKTTWSLFKDLDFGFVKMTAFNHTSLLFEYKKSSDGNVYDSFTITREYMDVLGCTIGSCAPITLAT; encoded by the exons ATGGAGATGAAACTTAAGCTAGTGATAGTTTCTGCCTTAATATGTTGTATGTTGTCTATAGTTGTTGAGAGCAACAATGTTCATGGCGATTTCTACACTAATCATCAAGAAATGATGGGGGTGCAACCTTTATCGAAGATTTTTATGCATGAACTTGAACTAGGAATCCATCCAGAAGCCTCCATAACAGCTAATCCTAATCTTCTCGGCCTAAAG AAACAAAGTAGCGAATGGATAACTGTGACGGTTAAACACCCCAATCCCACTGCAAATGATTGGGTCGCAGTTTTCTCTCCTGCGACATTCAA TGCTTCAACATACGAGCCTACGATTGGCAACCCGAAGTACCTGACACCATTATTGATTTCGGCCCCGATTAAG TACAAATTTGCAAATGAGTCGAACTCTGATTACGTTAAAACGGGACTGGGATCGTTGAAATTTCGCCTAATCAATCAGAGATATGATTTTGCATTTGGATTATTTTCCGGTGGACTTGCCAAG CCGAAGCTGATAGCTACTTCAAACAAAATCTCTTTTGCAAACCCAAAGGCACCTCTTTATCCTCGTCTTGCACTAGGAAAATCATGGGATGAA ATGACTGTAACTTGGACAAGTGATTATGACATAAACGAGGCAATTCCTTTCGTAAAATGGGGCCTCGCTGGTGAAACGCAGACCCGTTCTCCGGCTGGGACATTAACGTTCACTCAAACCAGCATGTGTG GTCCACCTGCAAGAACTGTTGGCTGGAGAGAACCTGGCTTCTTCCACACAAGTTTCTTAAAGAACTTGTGGCCAAATCAGAA ATATACATACAAGTTGGGGCATAAATTGACGGATGGTACTTATGTTTGGAGTAAACGCTACTCATTCACTGCACAACCATATCCTGGACAGAATTCTCTACAACGTGTTATTATCTTTGGGGACACTGGAAAGGCAGAACGAGATGGTTCAAATGAGTATCAAAATTACCAGCCAGGATCTCTTAATACAACAGATACACTTATCAAGGATTTGGGAAACTATGATGTAGTCTTTCACATAGGTGACTTGCCTTACGCAAACGGTTTCCTCTCTCAATGGGATCAATTCACTGAAATGGTTGAGCCCATTGCCTCTGCTGTACCTTACATGGTTGCTAG TGGAAACCACGAGCGAGATTGGCCAAACTCGGGATCTTTTTATAACACACCAGATTCTGGTGGGGAATGTGGTGTACCTGCTGAAACAATGTTCTATGTACCAGCAGAAAATCGTGCAAATTACTg gTACTCTGTCGACTATGGTATGTTCCGCTTTTGCATTGGTGACTCTGAGCATGACTGGAGAGAGGGGACTGAGCAGTACCAATTCATCGAGAAATGTTTTGCAACAACAGACAGGCAAAAACAACCATGGCTTATTTTTGCTACTCATCGAGTTCTTGGCTATTCATCTAATGAATGGTATGCTCAACAAGGTTCATTCGAAGAACCCATGGGAAGAAGTAGTCTACAGAAACTATGGCAGAAATATAGAGTCGATATTGCTTACTATGGCCATGTTCACAGTTATGAGAGGACTTGCCTAATGTACGAG AATATTTGTATGAGCTCAGCTACATCGCACTTCTCAGGGCTGTGGAATGGAACCATTCACGTAGTTGTAGGAGGAGGTGGAAGCCATCTATCAAAATTCACAAGCCTCAAGACGACATGGAGTTTATTCAAAGATTTGGATTTTGGGTTCGTTAAAATGACTGCATTCAACCACACATCTCTCCTTTTTGAATACAAGAAGAGCAGCGATGGGAACGTCTACGACTCATTCACAATTACAAGAGAATATATGGACGTTCTTGGTTGTACCATTGGCAGTTGTGCACCTATTACTTTAGCTACGTAA